A genome region from Tolypothrix sp. PCC 7712 includes the following:
- a CDS encoding GumC family protein — MLKSEKYSHPLSQSNFTQLNDEEGGLNLGQVGAVLRRRLLLIGGTTALVATAAVLKAETDPPIYQGTFDILTKPVTGEDKVTANVPQSISSQDKVAPPESTKEVQTTIAVLQSPKVLNPIVEKLQEQYPGITYDLLVYYLTISSKKPNIISIEYQNSDQQLVTDVLKLLADAYLQYSLQERQSDVEVAIQFVDRQKQPLEKSLKYWQEQLRNLRLDNNLIEPAQKAQELSGQLTVFRQQRIENRVQLEQMIAKYEDLQRELAQEPGERAGNSLLSDNARYQKILDQIQAADIAIKQQSAVFTDENPAMITLKQKKESLLPLLAQEEARVQKDFQSRIQELSARDRSLDEKINNIYSEIRKLATISRNYDNIQRELQIANEALTQFTSKQQALQIEKAQKQQPWVLLDPQLSKVNEPLAISDSAKKNLALGGLLGLILGVGTALVVDKLSNIFYSSQELKDATRLPLLGIVPLRKELEAGTKDGLSRGGQNTEGSSFFEVFRSLYTNILLLGSDTPIRSLVISSAGQGDGKSTIATQLAQAAAAMGQRVLLVDANLRAPSLHNRVGLMNIQGLTDVISQDLDWHNVIEPSPQEDNMFVMPAGPIPPDSMRLLASQKMQNLMEELQVSFDLVIYDTPPLLGFGDAYLLAANTDGLVLVAGLGKLKRTALQQALEQIQISGTPLLGMIANKSKDAAPVSYQYYQQYYRQSMSGEKVSVEKVSTSANSANVSSNINKANRS, encoded by the coding sequence ATGCTGAAGTCGGAAAAATATTCTCACCCCTTGTCACAATCAAACTTTACCCAGTTAAACGATGAAGAAGGTGGATTAAACCTGGGTCAAGTTGGCGCAGTTTTGCGTCGTAGACTATTGTTAATCGGTGGTACAACAGCCTTAGTAGCAACAGCAGCAGTACTTAAGGCGGAAACCGATCCCCCAATTTATCAAGGCACTTTTGATATTCTTACCAAACCAGTGACTGGTGAGGATAAGGTAACGGCTAATGTTCCTCAATCTATAAGTAGTCAAGACAAAGTAGCACCTCCTGAGTCAACAAAGGAAGTTCAGACAACGATCGCAGTTTTACAGAGTCCTAAGGTGTTGAATCCGATTGTGGAAAAGCTGCAGGAGCAATACCCAGGAATCACATATGACTTGCTGGTCTATTACTTGACTATCTCATCTAAAAAGCCAAATATCATCAGCATCGAATATCAGAACTCAGATCAACAACTAGTGACTGATGTGTTAAAGCTACTTGCTGATGCTTATCTGCAATATAGTTTGCAGGAACGGCAATCAGATGTGGAAGTGGCTATTCAGTTTGTGGATAGACAAAAACAGCCATTAGAGAAGAGTTTAAAATACTGGCAAGAGCAATTGCGAAATTTGCGGTTGGACAATAATTTGATTGAACCTGCCCAGAAAGCTCAAGAATTGTCTGGGCAATTGACAGTTTTCCGACAACAGCGAATAGAGAATCGAGTCCAGCTAGAACAAATGATAGCTAAGTATGAAGACTTACAACGAGAATTAGCCCAAGAACCTGGCGAAAGGGCTGGTAATTCGTTGTTAAGTGATAATGCTCGTTACCAAAAGATTCTCGATCAGATCCAAGCAGCAGATATTGCGATTAAACAACAGTCAGCCGTGTTTACAGATGAAAACCCGGCAATGATTACTTTAAAACAAAAGAAAGAATCATTACTGCCATTGCTAGCGCAAGAAGAGGCGCGGGTACAAAAGGACTTTCAAAGCCGCATTCAGGAACTTTCAGCGCGCGATCGCTCCCTTGATGAAAAAATCAATAATATTTACAGTGAAATTAGAAAGTTGGCAACTATCAGCCGTAATTATGACAATATCCAAAGAGAATTACAAATTGCCAACGAAGCTCTGACTCAATTTACAAGTAAGCAACAAGCTTTGCAAATTGAAAAAGCGCAAAAGCAACAACCTTGGGTACTGCTAGATCCGCAACTCTCTAAAGTCAATGAACCTTTGGCAATCTCAGACAGCGCAAAGAAAAATTTAGCTTTGGGTGGTTTGTTGGGTTTAATCTTGGGTGTAGGAACAGCTTTAGTTGTAGATAAACTCAGTAATATTTTCTACTCTTCTCAAGAACTCAAAGATGCTACCAGGTTGCCATTACTAGGAATAGTTCCTTTAAGAAAAGAACTAGAAGCAGGGACGAAAGACGGTCTCTCCAGAGGTGGGCAAAATACAGAAGGATCTTCTTTCTTTGAAGTTTTCCGCTCGCTTTACACGAATATTTTGCTGTTGGGTTCGGATACACCAATTCGCTCACTCGTCATTAGTTCAGCTGGACAAGGAGATGGTAAGTCTACAATTGCGACGCAGCTAGCACAAGCAGCAGCAGCAATGGGACAACGAGTATTACTTGTGGATGCTAATTTGCGTGCGCCTAGTCTACACAATCGAGTTGGACTCATGAATATTCAGGGTTTGACTGATGTCATATCCCAAGATTTAGACTGGCACAATGTGATTGAGCCATCTCCTCAAGAAGATAATATGTTTGTGATGCCAGCAGGGCCGATTCCGCCAGACTCGATGAGGTTGCTTGCGTCTCAAAAAATGCAGAATTTGATGGAGGAATTGCAAGTTAGTTTTGACTTAGTAATTTATGACACACCTCCACTTTTAGGATTTGGAGATGCTTACTTATTAGCAGCCAATACTGATGGGCTTGTACTAGTTGCAGGTTTAGGTAAGCTCAAACGTACTGCACTACAGCAAGCATTAGAACAGATTCAAATTTCTGGCACTCCGCTATTAGGGATGATCGCTAATAAGTCTAAAGATGCTGCGCCTGTTTCTTATCAGTACTATCAACAATATTACAGACAAAGCATGAGTGGTGAGAAAGTTAGTGTGGAGAAAGTCTCAACCAGTGCTAACTCTGCCAATGTCTCTTCTAACATCAATAAAGCTAACCGCAGTTAA
- a CDS encoding glycosyltransferase family 4 protein, translating to MHLLIAALHRPTKPTGVCRHAANLAKCLADTDKVSKVSLIIGSWQKAYFEKSFSLESEKIKLVIVDIKNTAIQRNIWYLWSLPQLAKQHHADLIHLSFPLPFIRQLFPCPVVATIHDLYPYEYPENFGYPNVIFNQLFLKQCISNSDGLSCVSQYTLDKLQEYFSKIEKRKQTAVIYNYVDFSHVTPQAIKSTNIKSHFLLAVAQHRKNKNLDILIKSYHILLNNKQINDATQLIIVGSTGPETENIHHQIQALSLQDRILMMTSIKDEELRWLYENCQLLVVPSSTEGFCLPLAEALSLACKVVCSNIPIFREIGNENCNYFELEGDIAQNLANAITESLYNQDYKEIVPDQRFSKLNTANQYLKFYDMI from the coding sequence ATGCATCTTTTAATTGCTGCTTTACACAGACCAACAAAACCTACTGGAGTTTGTAGACATGCTGCAAATCTTGCAAAATGCTTGGCTGACACAGACAAAGTTAGCAAAGTTAGTTTGATTATCGGTTCATGGCAAAAAGCATATTTTGAAAAGTCTTTTTCTCTAGAATCAGAAAAAATTAAATTGGTAATTGTAGATATTAAAAATACCGCCATTCAAAGAAATATTTGGTATTTATGGAGTTTACCACAACTTGCCAAACAACATCATGCAGATTTAATTCATCTTTCATTTCCGCTACCGTTTATTCGTCAACTGTTCCCATGTCCTGTGGTAGCTACTATTCATGATTTATATCCTTATGAGTATCCTGAAAATTTCGGTTACCCTAATGTAATATTTAACCAACTGTTTCTAAAGCAATGTATTAGTAATAGTGATGGATTATCTTGTGTTTCTCAATATACTTTAGATAAATTACAAGAATATTTTTCCAAAATAGAAAAGCGCAAACAAACTGCTGTCATTTATAATTATGTAGATTTTAGTCATGTTACTCCTCAAGCTATCAAATCTACTAATATTAAATCACATTTTTTATTAGCTGTTGCCCAGCATCGCAAAAATAAGAATTTAGATATTCTCATCAAATCTTATCATATATTATTAAATAATAAACAGATAAACGATGCAACTCAGTTAATTATTGTAGGTAGTACTGGGCCAGAAACAGAAAATATACATCACCAAATCCAAGCACTTTCTCTACAAGACCGTATTCTAATGATGACATCAATAAAAGACGAGGAACTACGTTGGTTGTATGAGAATTGTCAGCTTTTGGTTGTACCGTCTTCAACAGAAGGCTTTTGTTTGCCTTTAGCTGAAGCATTATCTCTTGCTTGTAAAGTAGTCTGCTCTAATATTCCTATATTTAGAGAAATTGGGAATGAGAATTGCAATTATTTTGAACTAGAGGGAGATATAGCCCAAAATCTTGCTAATGCGATTACTGAATCCTTATATAATCAGGATTATAAGGAAATTGTTCCCGATCAGCGTTTTAGCAAACTAAACACTGCAAATCAATATCTCAAATTTTATGATATGATTTGA
- a CDS encoding glycosyltransferase family 4 protein, producing MKILISAYSCEPGKGSERGVGWNVVWEAAKYNEVWVLTRPDESKEAIEAELASNPNPNLHFVYFTLPILGGLWRLGSNGAMQIHYYLWQIQAYFVARRLHRQIGFDVAHHVTFVKYSNPSFLSLLPIPFIWGPVGGGETAPKAFWRDFDFRAKAYEAARIISRSLGELDPFVHITARKSAVVRATTEDTAKKLYKMGVKSVDLISESGLLTEEISVLNQYPIPTQQPVRFISMGRLLHWKGFHLGLQAFAKANLTEAEYWIVGDGPEWERLQSMATQLGIAHKVKFWGRLPREKTLENLGNCHVLVHPSLHDSGGWVCIEAMATGRPVVCLDLGGPAQQVTAETGFKIAAINPEQAVDDMSKALITLAKDPELRVRMGQAGRQLVRDTYSWQVMGQRLAQVYEEVISFQKPKVLN from the coding sequence ATGAAAATATTAATTTCTGCTTATTCGTGTGAACCTGGAAAAGGCTCTGAGCGTGGTGTCGGCTGGAATGTGGTTTGGGAAGCTGCCAAATACAATGAAGTTTGGGTATTAACGCGACCTGATGAAAGTAAAGAAGCTATTGAAGCAGAGCTGGCCTCTAATCCAAATCCTAACTTGCACTTCGTCTATTTTACCTTACCTATATTGGGTGGACTGTGGCGCTTAGGGTCGAATGGGGCAATGCAAATCCATTATTATCTCTGGCAGATACAAGCATACTTTGTAGCTCGGAGATTGCATCGTCAAATTGGTTTTGATGTTGCACATCATGTAACGTTTGTTAAATATTCCAATCCCAGCTTTTTGTCATTATTGCCCATTCCCTTTATCTGGGGCCCTGTTGGAGGTGGGGAAACTGCTCCCAAGGCATTTTGGCGGGATTTTGACTTTCGCGCTAAAGCTTACGAAGCAGCACGTATTATCTCTCGTTCTTTAGGGGAACTCGATCCATTTGTACATATAACTGCAAGAAAGAGTGCTGTAGTTAGAGCCACAACTGAAGATACAGCTAAAAAGTTGTATAAAATGGGCGTGAAATCTGTAGATCTTATTTCGGAATCAGGTTTACTTACAGAAGAAATCTCTGTACTTAACCAATACCCTATCCCTACGCAGCAACCTGTCAGATTTATTAGTATGGGCAGACTTTTGCATTGGAAAGGTTTTCACTTAGGGTTACAAGCTTTTGCAAAAGCCAACCTAACTGAAGCAGAATATTGGATTGTTGGGGATGGCCCAGAATGGGAACGATTGCAAAGCATGGCAACCCAGTTAGGTATTGCACATAAAGTGAAATTTTGGGGTAGATTACCTCGCGAGAAGACTCTAGAAAATTTAGGAAATTGTCATGTATTAGTTCACCCTAGTTTACATGATTCTGGTGGATGGGTATGTATTGAAGCTATGGCAACAGGCCGCCCAGTTGTCTGTTTAGATTTGGGAGGCCCAGCGCAGCAGGTAACAGCAGAGACTGGCTTCAAAATTGCTGCAATTAACCCAGAGCAAGCAGTTGATGATATGTCAAAAGCCTTGATTACTTTAGCTAAAGATCCAGAACTGCGCGTCCGTATGGGACAAGCGGGAAGGCAGTTAGTTCGAGATACTTATAGTTGGCAGGTTATGGGTCAACGCCTGGCTCAAGTCTATGAAGAAGTCATATCTTTTCAAAAACCAAAAGTACTTAATTAA
- a CDS encoding glycosyltransferase family 4 protein: MRVIIVRTMQEFSMDIYANGIISGLKTVRPDWEIVDLAPRNYDRTSSSLLLRVIKYYERFWRFPSLVRQQSADVFHIIEPAEAHIVYWLQKTTKTVVVTCHDLINFYYSGNLQGSVQLPFVSKNVWLFAVKGMKYADHIFSVSCVTAKDTTKLLNIEPAKITVTPNAVDPIFRQLSPSEIDAFYQNHSCNDQTTYLLNVGANHPRKNIFTILESLNILKQKEISFKFWKVGADFTDEQKEYIQEHQLENYITYFGKPDKKTLIEIYNAADILIAPSLHEGFGITILEAMACGTPVITSNTSAMPEVAGDAAILVNPQEPQAISEAVVRLHNDTIYYQELVDKGLSRAQLFTWEKTAEKLAEVYEKLLANKN; this comes from the coding sequence ATGCGTGTAATTATTGTGCGTACTATGCAAGAGTTCAGCATGGATATCTATGCCAATGGGATTATTTCAGGTTTAAAAACTGTCAGACCTGACTGGGAAATTGTGGATTTAGCACCGCGTAATTATGATAGAACAAGTTCTTCTCTTTTACTAAGAGTTATCAAATACTATGAGCGCTTTTGGCGCTTTCCCAGCTTGGTAAGACAACAATCAGCAGATGTTTTCCATATTATTGAACCTGCAGAAGCTCATATTGTTTATTGGTTACAAAAAACTACTAAAACTGTTGTTGTTACTTGCCATGATTTAATCAACTTTTATTACTCAGGCAATCTTCAAGGTTCGGTGCAATTGCCATTTGTGAGTAAAAATGTCTGGTTATTTGCTGTCAAAGGCATGAAATATGCCGATCACATCTTTTCTGTTTCTTGTGTAACTGCTAAAGATACTACTAAATTATTAAATATAGAACCTGCCAAAATTACTGTAACTCCCAATGCTGTAGATCCTATATTTCGGCAGTTATCTCCATCTGAGATTGATGCTTTTTACCAAAATCATAGTTGTAATGATCAAACAACTTATCTCCTAAATGTAGGAGCCAATCACCCTCGTAAAAATATTTTTACTATACTTGAATCTTTAAATATTTTAAAACAAAAAGAAATATCTTTTAAATTTTGGAAAGTGGGGGCTGACTTTACAGATGAGCAAAAAGAATATATTCAAGAACATCAGTTAGAAAATTATATTACTTACTTTGGTAAACCAGATAAGAAAACGCTAATCGAAATATATAATGCTGCTGATATTCTGATAGCGCCTTCGCTGCATGAAGGATTCGGCATCACAATTTTAGAAGCTATGGCTTGTGGCACTCCAGTTATTACTTCCAACACTTCAGCTATGCCGGAAGTAGCAGGAGATGCAGCTATTCTAGTTAATCCCCAAGAACCACAAGCAATCTCAGAAGCAGTAGTGCGATTGCATAATGACACAATATATTATCAAGAATTAGTCGATAAAGGACTGTCAAGAGCTCAATTATTTACGTGGGAAAAAACAGCAGAAAAACTAGCTGAAGTTTATGAAAAATTATTAGCTAATAAAAATTAA
- a CDS encoding glycosyltransferase: MTNSKLRVLFVSHAYVVGINQGKLNAIAETGKFEVGLLAPSNWKALEWNRQFEVEKPYPNIKVYTAPVLFSGRGGAHVYTPWHLWQVLQNFQPDIVQVEEEVFSLCTFELAIWSRITGKPMVVFGWENMDRKLPVARRWVRQFVMNTAKLMLPGNQDGANLLRQWGYTGLMEVMPQMGVDTQLSSPRSPEKKNEEFHIGFLGRLVPEKGVDTIFGAARLLKEKGLNTRIIICGSGSHEQALKQEAQKQQIADLVVWRGSVRHEQAPEEISKFDVLVLPSLTATTWKEQFGHVLIEAMAMGVPVVGSSSGEIANVIGRSDLIFPEGESAGLAAILERMICNPNWRQELKQHGMARVNQHYSHERIAERLINLWQPLIRQTSIHAYAMNKS, translated from the coding sequence ATGACGAACTCTAAGCTGCGTGTACTTTTTGTTAGTCACGCTTATGTAGTTGGTATAAACCAAGGTAAGCTGAATGCGATCGCAGAAACCGGTAAATTTGAAGTTGGCTTACTAGCTCCTAGCAACTGGAAAGCGCTGGAGTGGAATCGCCAGTTTGAAGTTGAAAAGCCTTATCCCAACATTAAAGTTTATACAGCACCTGTACTGTTTTCTGGTCGTGGAGGTGCTCATGTCTATACACCTTGGCATCTGTGGCAAGTTCTGCAGAATTTTCAACCTGACATAGTGCAAGTGGAAGAAGAAGTATTCTCACTTTGTACTTTTGAGTTAGCAATTTGGAGCAGAATCACAGGCAAGCCAATGGTTGTATTTGGCTGGGAAAATATGGATCGCAAACTGCCTGTTGCGCGTCGCTGGGTACGTCAATTTGTCATGAATACAGCCAAGTTGATGCTTCCAGGTAATCAAGATGGAGCTAATTTATTACGGCAATGGGGTTATACCGGACTGATGGAAGTGATGCCACAGATGGGAGTGGATACTCAATTATCTAGTCCGCGATCGCCTGAAAAGAAAAATGAAGAATTCCACATAGGATTTCTGGGCAGATTGGTTCCTGAGAAGGGTGTTGATACTATATTTGGTGCTGCACGACTACTGAAAGAAAAAGGACTCAATACCCGGATTATTATTTGTGGTTCCGGTTCCCATGAACAAGCGCTCAAACAAGAAGCTCAAAAACAGCAAATAGCTGATTTAGTAGTTTGGCGCGGTTCAGTCCGTCATGAGCAAGCACCCGAAGAAATTAGTAAATTTGATGTTTTAGTCCTGCCTTCCTTAACTGCTACTACATGGAAAGAGCAATTTGGTCACGTTTTAATTGAAGCAATGGCAATGGGTGTTCCTGTAGTAGGCTCTAGTAGTGGTGAAATCGCCAATGTTATTGGTCGTTCTGATCTGATATTTCCAGAGGGTGAATCAGCAGGATTAGCAGCAATTTTAGAGCGAATGATTTGCAATCCGAATTGGCGGCAAGAGTTAAAGCAACATGGTATGGCTAGAGTTAATCAGCATTATAGCCATGAAAGAATCGCTGAACGTTTAATCAACCTTTGGCAACCTCTCATCCGACAAACTAGCATTCATGCCTATGCTATGAACAAAAGTTGA
- a CDS encoding class I SAM-dependent methyltransferase translates to MSLKITSTRNTTGEIYERYNEISCRPTVKDHKAKEKICKSFQRSLKHWLPIDRSLKILDVACGEGALLTFLKEKGYKNLSGFDISEQNVAICHELGLTFVQKFNAEQLNQFRDAEKYDLIFALDILEHLPKQSASKFIKQIREKLKPNGCLVIQTPNMGSIFSCLCRYNDLTHEFGVTEHSLLHLLLLGGFDANKVEIKPQWSASTILGRFKETYLCLLHQLIFIAEGAGRPRIPTKNLLARAYRS, encoded by the coding sequence ATGTCTTTAAAAATAACGTCTACACGTAATACCACAGGAGAGATTTATGAGCGGTATAATGAAATCTCTTGTAGACCAACAGTTAAAGATCATAAAGCCAAAGAGAAAATTTGTAAATCCTTCCAACGTTCTTTAAAGCATTGGTTACCAATAGATAGATCGCTCAAAATATTAGACGTGGCTTGTGGCGAAGGAGCTTTATTAACTTTCTTAAAAGAAAAAGGATATAAGAATCTTTCGGGGTTCGATATTTCCGAGCAAAATGTAGCTATTTGCCATGAATTAGGATTAACATTTGTGCAGAAATTTAATGCAGAACAACTCAACCAATTCAGAGATGCAGAAAAGTATGATCTCATTTTTGCTTTAGATATTTTGGAACATTTACCAAAGCAATCAGCAAGTAAATTTATCAAGCAAATTAGAGAAAAATTGAAACCTAATGGCTGCCTTGTGATTCAAACACCTAATATGGGCAGTATATTTAGTTGTCTGTGCAGATATAATGACCTGACTCACGAATTCGGAGTGACAGAACACTCTCTTCTGCATCTTTTATTACTAGGTGGATTTGATGCTAATAAAGTTGAGATCAAACCACAGTGGTCTGCATCTACAATCTTGGGACGGTTCAAAGAAACTTACTTGTGTTTACTACATCAACTCATTTTTATTGCTGAAGGAGCAGGTCGTCCTAGAATACCAACAAAAAACCTCTTGGCTCGAGCATATCGCTCCTAG
- a CDS encoding glycosyltransferase family 2 protein, which translates to MQQLQTQNLQPIELPQLPDRPLISVLVPNYNYAKYIGETLDSALQQTYTNFEIIVCDDGSKDNSCEVIESYLQKDSRIKLIRKLNGGVATALNTAYSHTKGEIICILDADDIWMNNKLQKILEVFRLNPKCGFAIHNVIQIDGQGNLLKSTPMFRRLASGWMGHSALQNGGFVDNIPPASALSIRREVANYIFPLNEAFVRNADSLIFRFAPFITVIGSAPDVLSKFRLHGSNTTSQTTVTADFLEKEQVTLARVHQEQKQFLQKIYGTAIADSLTDLHFSVAVCHDLYLLARFKHLSKLERRTIHQQLVTHPNFNNWSVAQQWLFRWGEYLPDNIFQKWFDLIYGQSRLKRLVKELIDRKFALT; encoded by the coding sequence ATGCAACAATTGCAAACTCAAAATTTACAACCAATAGAACTACCTCAACTGCCAGATAGACCTTTAATATCAGTTTTAGTTCCCAACTACAACTATGCAAAATATATTGGCGAGACTCTAGACAGCGCTCTTCAACAAACTTACACCAATTTTGAAATCATAGTTTGTGATGATGGCTCCAAAGATAACTCTTGTGAAGTTATCGAAAGTTATCTTCAAAAAGATTCCCGAATCAAGTTGATCCGCAAACTAAATGGAGGTGTTGCCACAGCATTAAATACAGCTTATAGCCACACTAAGGGTGAAATTATTTGCATTTTAGATGCCGATGACATTTGGATGAATAATAAGTTACAGAAAATTTTAGAGGTATTCAGACTTAACCCTAAATGTGGCTTTGCCATTCATAATGTAATTCAAATTGATGGCCAAGGTAATTTATTAAAATCAACTCCTATGTTTAGGCGTTTAGCTTCAGGTTGGATGGGCCATTCTGCTTTACAAAATGGTGGATTCGTTGACAATATTCCTCCAGCATCTGCTTTAAGTATCAGACGCGAAGTAGCCAACTATATCTTTCCCCTGAACGAAGCATTTGTACGTAATGCAGATAGTTTAATATTCCGTTTTGCTCCATTTATCACAGTAATTGGTTCAGCACCAGATGTACTAAGTAAATTTCGCTTACATGGCTCAAATACTACTAGCCAAACAACTGTGACAGCAGATTTTCTAGAGAAAGAGCAAGTGACTTTAGCACGTGTACATCAAGAACAAAAACAGTTTCTCCAAAAAATTTATGGTACAGCCATTGCAGATAGCCTAACAGATTTGCATTTTAGTGTTGCAGTCTGTCATGATCTTTATTTACTAGCTCGTTTTAAGCATTTATCTAAGTTAGAGCGCAGGACAATACACCAGCAGCTTGTGACTCATCCCAATTTTAATAATTGGTCTGTAGCTCAACAGTGGCTATTTCGCTGGGGTGAGTATTTACCAGATAATATTTTTCAAAAATGGTTTGATCTGATCTATGGACAGAGCCGTCTGAAGCGCTTAGTCAAAGAGCTAATTGACAGAAAATTTGCTCTAACTTAA
- the glf gene encoding UDP-galactopyranose mutase — translation MKTDWLIIGAGYSACVLAERIATQLAQRVLIVEQRDHIGGNAYDYYNEHGILVHKYGPHIFHTKSKKVWDYLSQFTEWRHYYHHVLGVVEGKKVPIPFNLNSLYALFPPKYAEKLENLLLEHFGFGVKIPILKLRESASGDLSFLADYIYQNIFLHYTMKQWGVKPEELDRGVTGRVPVYISRDNRYFQDPYQAMPKLGYTEMFRKILAHPNIKVLLNTDYREIINDVKFNRILCTGPIDTFFDYMYGELPYRSLRFQFETLDQEWYQEVGTVNYPNDYDITRITEQKYLSGQTSPKTTLVMEYPQAYVPGKNDPYYPILNEENRDRLNLYLKEVEKLNGTVIFAGRLGDYKYYDMDQAVVRALGVFEKEIANSI, via the coding sequence ATGAAAACTGATTGGCTGATTATAGGTGCTGGGTACTCAGCCTGCGTGCTAGCTGAACGAATTGCTACTCAACTTGCACAAAGGGTACTTATAGTGGAACAGAGAGACCATATCGGCGGTAATGCTTACGATTACTACAACGAGCATGGCATTTTAGTTCATAAGTACGGCCCTCATATTTTTCACACCAAATCTAAAAAAGTTTGGGATTATCTTTCACAATTTACAGAATGGAGACATTACTATCATCATGTTCTGGGAGTAGTAGAGGGTAAAAAGGTTCCTATCCCCTTTAATTTGAACTCTCTTTATGCCCTGTTTCCTCCAAAATATGCAGAAAAGCTAGAAAATTTGTTGCTAGAGCACTTTGGTTTTGGAGTAAAAATACCTATCCTAAAACTGCGTGAAAGCGCTAGTGGAGATTTAAGCTTTTTAGCTGATTACATTTATCAAAATATCTTTCTCCATTACACCATGAAGCAGTGGGGTGTAAAACCAGAAGAACTAGATAGGGGAGTAACAGGACGTGTTCCAGTTTACATAAGTCGGGATAACCGTTATTTTCAAGACCCTTACCAAGCTATGCCTAAGCTGGGTTATACCGAAATGTTCCGTAAAATTCTAGCTCATCCTAACATTAAGGTACTCCTAAATACAGATTACCGCGAGATTATCAATGATGTAAAGTTTAACCGAATACTTTGTACAGGGCCAATAGATACCTTTTTCGATTATATGTATGGCGAACTGCCCTATCGTAGTTTGCGCTTTCAATTTGAGACTCTAGATCAAGAATGGTATCAAGAAGTTGGTACAGTCAACTACCCCAATGACTACGATATTACACGCATCACCGAGCAAAAATATTTGTCGGGACAAACATCTCCTAAAACTACCTTGGTAATGGAATATCCTCAAGCTTATGTACCTGGCAAAAACGATCCTTATTATCCTATTCTCAATGAAGAAAACCGCGATCGCTTGAATTTGTATTTGAAAGAGGTAGAAAAACTCAACGGTACAGTAATATTTGCAGGTAGGCTGGGAGACTATAAGTACTATGATATGGATCAAGCAGTAGTGCGGGCTCTGGGTGTATTTGAGAAAGAAATAGCAAATTCGATTTAG
- a CDS encoding glycosyltransferase family 2 protein: MNPRVSIIIPAYNTDNYIKQAIESALGQTESRIEVIVVDDASTDKTVEVVRTFTDQRLKLLVNESNKGPSYSRNRALKEAKGEWVALLDSDDWYAPNRLEKLLQVAYQKNADLIADDMHLIADDTDSSHNTYFSGKKINFKTPINIDTTYFIDFSLGITKPLIKREFLICHALEFNEELKYGEDLFLFLLCLVNGACFTIVPEPYYFYRSRTGSLMTEQTQFYEQAYNTNLYLLQQEFTKKDPKIAASLYRRLSEMKLLRAFYKVKPYIKKKDFLNAWIVAMQNPIFFWALCVRIPIILNYHLSRRLSLLTQIFTNQKTQH; encoded by the coding sequence GTGAATCCTAGAGTATCTATTATTATTCCTGCTTATAATACCGATAACTATATCAAACAAGCGATAGAATCTGCATTAGGGCAGACTGAGTCAAGGATTGAAGTCATCGTAGTTGATGATGCTTCCACAGACAAAACAGTAGAAGTAGTGAGAACTTTTACAGATCAGCGCCTTAAGCTCTTAGTTAATGAAAGTAATAAAGGGCCAAGTTACTCACGTAACCGTGCTCTAAAAGAGGCAAAAGGCGAATGGGTTGCTCTACTAGATTCAGATGACTGGTATGCACCAAATAGATTAGAAAAGCTGTTGCAAGTAGCTTATCAAAAAAATGCAGACTTGATTGCAGATGATATGCATTTAATCGCAGATGATACAGATTCCTCTCATAATACATATTTTTCTGGAAAAAAAATAAACTTTAAAACTCCGATAAACATAGATACTACATATTTTATTGATTTCAGCCTCGGCATCACAAAGCCTTTAATAAAACGTGAATTTTTGATTTGTCATGCTCTTGAATTTAATGAAGAATTGAAGTATGGAGAAGACCTTTTTCTCTTCTTATTATGCTTAGTTAATGGAGCCTGCTTCACAATTGTGCCGGAACCTTATTATTTTTACCGTAGTCGTACTGGCTCACTTATGACTGAACAGACACAATTTTATGAGCAAGCTTACAATACAAATTTATATCTTTTACAGCAAGAATTTACAAAAAAAGATCCAAAAATAGCAGCTTCTTTATATCGGCGTTTATCAGAAATGAAGCTACTTAGAGCATTTTATAAAGTAAAACCATACATCAAAAAAAAGGATTTTTTAAATGCATGGATTGTAGCCATGCAAAATCCAATTTTCTTTTGGGCATTATGCGTCAGGATACCAATAATTTTAAATTACCATCTTTCTCGTCGCCTATCGCTTTTAACTCAAATTTTTACAAATCAAAAGACTCAGCATTAA